A single region of the Candidatus Thiopontia autotrophica genome encodes:
- a CDS encoding FAD:protein FMN transferase: MKFRLTLSFFTLLILTGCERAPEVYRDQFLAFGTIVSISIWDSSEEQSLKASRVIRDDFAAMHDTWHAWKRGGLLSEINQAFADGAPIQIASEASSLLKKTALLSRQSGALFNPAIGNLIALWGFHGEEWSGPPPSQEEIDILIQNSPSMDGLQFNNGTVSSNNRNIKIDLGGIAKGYAVDRAITKLKSLGIKNAIVNTGGDLRAIGNRGESAWSIGIQSPDGKGAIASINPQNDESIFTSGDYERMFIYAGKRYHHIITPKTGWPATGARSATVIPSDAMVADAAATAMLIASPEERSMVAAQMGIRYVLVIGEDGIFYMTTEMQDRLHFQQDTTPKIRQLNYKNP; encoded by the coding sequence ATAAAATTCCGCCTGACACTATCCTTTTTCACACTTCTCATACTTACTGGATGCGAACGAGCGCCGGAAGTTTACAGAGATCAGTTCCTTGCCTTTGGAACCATTGTATCCATCTCTATCTGGGACAGCAGCGAGGAGCAGAGCCTGAAAGCCAGCAGAGTGATTCGTGATGACTTTGCCGCAATGCATGACACCTGGCACGCATGGAAAAGGGGCGGCCTGCTAAGTGAGATCAACCAGGCCTTTGCGGACGGTGCTCCAATTCAGATTGCATCTGAGGCATCCTCGCTATTAAAGAAGACCGCCCTCCTCTCCCGTCAGAGTGGAGCTCTTTTTAATCCGGCAATTGGCAACCTCATTGCGCTCTGGGGGTTTCATGGTGAGGAGTGGAGCGGGCCACCCCCTTCTCAAGAGGAGATAGATATTCTGATACAAAACAGTCCATCAATGGATGGTCTCCAGTTCAATAATGGAACAGTCAGTAGCAACAACAGGAATATCAAAATTGATCTGGGAGGTATCGCAAAAGGCTATGCCGTAGACCGCGCCATAACCAAGCTCAAATCTCTAGGCATCAAAAACGCCATAGTAAATACAGGTGGTGACCTACGTGCCATAGGGAATAGAGGGGAAAGCGCATGGAGCATTGGTATCCAATCGCCAGATGGGAAAGGTGCAATAGCCTCTATTAATCCACAAAATGATGAATCTATCTTCACCTCTGGCGACTATGAGAGGATGTTTATCTATGCAGGCAAGCGTTATCATCACATTATCACCCCGAAGACAGGTTGGCCTGCAACAGGAGCCCGCTCTGCCACCGTCATCCCCTCTGACGCCATGGTTGCAGATGCTGCAGCAACCGCCATGTTGATTGCCTCACCAGAAGAGCGATCAATGGTTGCAGCTCAAATGGGTATTAGGTATGTTTTGGTTATTGGTGAGGATGGTATTTTTTACATGACTACAGAGATGCAGGATCGTCTTCATTTCCAGCAAGATACAACACCCAAAATACGGCAACTAAATTACAAAAACCCATGA
- a CDS encoding 16S rRNA (uracil(1498)-N(3))-methyltransferase: MPIPRIYSESKLSPNSTIELSEASRRHVVQVLRLKQNDHLVLFDGNGGEFPATIDHIEKRSVTALITDRENPERESPLAIHLFQGISKGERMDYAIQKAVENGVREITPVFCERSVVKLDQKRLDKKTGHWRKVVISACEQCGRNIVPPVHAPVTLHKMLADNNSKQGFILDPKSRQRLSELPPPKPVTESIGIIVGPEGGLTDQEIISAHERGFHGVTMGPRILRTETASVVAITIMQTLWGDL; the protein is encoded by the coding sequence ATGCCAATCCCCAGAATTTACAGCGAGTCCAAGCTGTCTCCAAACAGCACCATTGAACTGAGTGAAGCAAGCCGACGCCACGTTGTTCAGGTATTGCGTCTAAAGCAGAATGACCATCTTGTTCTGTTTGATGGCAACGGAGGAGAATTTCCAGCCACTATAGATCATATTGAAAAACGGTCAGTTACCGCTCTTATCACAGATAGAGAAAACCCGGAACGTGAAAGCCCCTTAGCCATTCACCTGTTCCAGGGGATATCAAAAGGTGAGCGGATGGATTACGCCATCCAGAAGGCTGTTGAAAACGGAGTCAGAGAGATCACCCCTGTTTTTTGTGAACGTAGTGTGGTTAAACTTGACCAGAAACGGCTCGACAAGAAGACCGGGCACTGGAGAAAGGTGGTTATCTCTGCCTGCGAACAGTGTGGTCGCAATATTGTTCCGCCAGTTCATGCCCCAGTAACTCTGCACAAAATGCTTGCTGACAACAATTCCAAACAGGGATTTATACTTGATCCAAAATCCAGGCAAAGGCTCTCTGAATTGCCTCCCCCAAAACCAGTCACAGAAAGTATTGGTATCATAGTAGGGCCTGAGGGAGGGTTAACTGACCAAGAAATTATCTCTGCACACGAGAGAGGATTTCATGGGGTAACAATGGGGCCACGAATTCTACGAACAGAGACGGCATCTGTCGTAGCCATAACCATTATGCAAACACTCTGGGGAGATTTATAG
- the gshB gene encoding glutathione synthase, whose protein sequence is MRIGIVMDPIQTIHPYKDSSLAMLLEAQKREWEIHYMEMDDLFLEQGTAMGQTHLLQVMDDMKQWYVLGEKQAMPLSNLDVILMRKDPPFDREYLYATHILELAERDGAMVVNRPQALRDLNEKLATSWFPELSPPSLVTSNEARIRQFLDAHEEIILKPLDAMGGTSIFRLRSGDQNTGVIIETITNNGSSYVMAQRFIPEITAGDKRILMVDGDPIPYALARIPAEGENRGNLAAGGRGEGIPLSERDLEIAQKVSPLLQERGLLFVGLDVIGDWLTEINVTSPTCIRELDNKYDLNIAGDLMDAIERRLGQ, encoded by the coding sequence ATGAGGATTGGTATTGTTATGGATCCAATTCAGACGATCCACCCATACAAGGATAGCAGCCTTGCCATGCTGCTTGAGGCCCAGAAACGGGAGTGGGAGATCCACTACATGGAGATGGATGACCTCTTTCTGGAACAGGGCACAGCCATGGGACAGACTCATCTACTTCAGGTTATGGATGACATGAAGCAGTGGTATGTTCTGGGGGAAAAACAGGCCATGCCGCTATCAAATCTTGATGTTATCCTGATGCGGAAGGACCCTCCATTTGATAGAGAATATCTATACGCTACCCACATTCTGGAACTTGCAGAACGTGATGGCGCCATGGTGGTAAACCGCCCACAAGCTCTGCGTGACCTCAATGAAAAGCTTGCTACATCATGGTTTCCAGAACTCTCTCCTCCCTCTCTGGTAACCAGCAACGAGGCACGTATCAGACAGTTTCTTGATGCACATGAGGAGATCATCCTGAAACCACTCGATGCCATGGGTGGGACATCAATATTCCGTCTTCGTTCAGGCGATCAGAATACCGGGGTTATTATCGAGACAATTACAAATAACGGATCAAGTTACGTAATGGCACAACGCTTTATTCCGGAAATTACAGCAGGAGATAAACGCATCCTGATGGTTGACGGAGACCCTATTCCATATGCTCTGGCACGTATTCCGGCTGAAGGTGAAAATCGCGGCAACCTTGCTGCTGGTGGGCGTGGGGAAGGTATTCCGTTGTCAGAGCGGGACTTGGAGATTGCCCAAAAAGTCTCTCCTCTTCTGCAAGAGAGAGGCCTGCTATTTGTTGGCCTTGATGTTATCGGTGACTGGCTCACCGAAATCAATGTCACCAGTCCAACCTGTATCAGAGAACTTGATAATAAGTACGATCTGAATATTGCAGGAGATCTTATGGATGCAATTGAGCGGAGACTGGGACAATAA
- the ruvX gene encoding Holliday junction resolvase RuvX translates to MPDHTLLGFDLGTHRIGVAIGQEITGSARPLTTIHRSNRNADWQQIKGLIHEWGVTAAVVGIPLDMDGNEQEMSRLSRKFSNQLRGRFNLTVYEIDERLTSVEAESIIRSNSGNRRPTEERDIDAVAATQILQSWLNNQNRDEYN, encoded by the coding sequence ATGCCTGACCACACCCTGCTGGGCTTTGATCTTGGGACACACCGTATTGGGGTTGCCATTGGTCAGGAGATCACAGGATCAGCCCGACCCCTTACTACCATCCATCGCAGCAACAGAAATGCTGATTGGCAACAGATTAAGGGGCTTATTCATGAGTGGGGAGTCACTGCTGCAGTCGTCGGGATTCCTCTGGATATGGATGGAAACGAGCAGGAGATGAGCCGGCTCTCAAGAAAATTCAGTAATCAGCTACGTGGCAGATTCAACCTGACTGTATATGAAATCGATGAAAGGCTGACCTCAGTCGAGGCAGAGTCTATAATTCGTTCAAATAGCGGAAACCGACGACCAACCGAAGAGCGTGATATCGATGCAGTCGCCGCAACCCAAATACTACAGAGCTGGCTAAACAACCAGAATAGAGATGAATACAATTGA
- a CDS encoding aspartate carbamoyltransferase catalytic subunit — protein sequence MSRNIQLDSNGKLHHFLSIEGLNRNLLTEILDTAEHFTSVGNQTAKKVPLLRGKTIANLFFEPSTRTRTTFDLAEKRLSADVLNININTSATTKGETLLDTLQNMVAMQIDMFVVRHAASGAAHFVAQNVPNHISVINAGDGRHAHPTQAMLDMFTIRRHKEDFTRLRVAIIGDVMHSRVARSQIHALNTLGCPEVRVIAPRTLIPSHVEDLGVHVTTNIEDGLNDVDVIIMLRLQNERMSGAHLPSKKEYFQYYGLTEERLQLAADDAIIMHPGPMNRGVEIDSTVADSSHSVILQQVTNGIAVRMAILSMAMQSQSGQGGEQ from the coding sequence ATGTCGAGAAATATACAGCTCGACTCCAACGGAAAACTCCACCACTTCCTCTCTATTGAGGGGCTGAACCGTAATCTCCTTACAGAAATACTAGACACAGCAGAACACTTCACAAGTGTAGGCAACCAGACCGCCAAGAAGGTTCCTCTGCTCCGCGGCAAAACCATTGCCAACCTCTTCTTCGAGCCCAGCACCAGAACACGCACTACCTTTGATCTCGCAGAGAAGAGACTCTCGGCAGACGTCCTAAATATAAATATAAACACCTCTGCAACCACCAAGGGCGAGACCCTTCTCGACACCCTGCAAAACATGGTTGCAATGCAGATCGACATGTTTGTAGTACGCCATGCAGCCAGTGGTGCAGCACACTTTGTGGCACAGAATGTTCCCAACCATATCAGCGTAATCAATGCTGGTGATGGACGTCATGCACACCCTACCCAGGCAATGCTTGATATGTTTACTATCCGCAGACACAAGGAAGATTTCACCCGTCTACGGGTCGCCATTATTGGTGACGTAATGCACTCACGAGTAGCGCGCTCGCAGATACATGCACTTAATACACTTGGGTGTCCAGAGGTTCGGGTTATTGCACCACGCACACTTATCCCATCTCATGTGGAGGACCTGGGCGTACACGTTACTACCAACATAGAAGATGGTCTAAACGATGTTGATGTAATCATCATGCTACGTCTGCAAAATGAACGGATGAGTGGCGCACATCTACCGAGCAAAAAAGAGTACTTCCAATACTACGGCCTTACCGAAGAGCGACTCCAGCTGGCTGCTGATGATGCAATCATCATGCACCCTGGGCCAATGAACCGTGGAGTGGAGATCGACAGCACTGTCGCAGACAGCAGCCATTCCGTCATTCTTCAACAGGTAACAAACGGTATTGCTGTCCGCATGGCTATCCTCTCAATGGCCATGCAGAGCCAAAGCGGACAGGGAGGCGAACAGTGA
- the pyrR gene encoding bifunctional pyr operon transcriptional regulator/uracil phosphoribosyltransferase PyrR, which translates to MNTIDIDTLSVDALISQMADQLHQQLGDQLESAHLIGIHTGGTWVAEQLHKELNNQHQMGELNISFYRDDFTQIGLHPQVTPSNLPFDIDGKLIILVDDVLFTGRTIRAALNEIFDYGRPAKVLLAVLVDRDERELPIQADITGVNIHVQSAQQIKLNGPVPLELRIQQSGE; encoded by the coding sequence ATGAATACAATTGACATAGATACCCTTTCGGTAGATGCACTGATTAGCCAGATGGCTGATCAGTTGCACCAACAGCTTGGAGACCAGCTGGAGAGTGCGCACCTGATAGGAATACACACTGGTGGAACCTGGGTCGCAGAACAGCTGCACAAAGAGTTAAACAACCAACATCAAATGGGGGAACTCAATATCTCATTCTATAGAGATGACTTCACCCAGATCGGTCTCCACCCTCAAGTGACCCCTTCCAACCTACCTTTTGATATTGATGGAAAACTGATTATTCTGGTTGATGATGTGCTCTTCACTGGTCGCACCATACGTGCCGCGTTGAATGAGATATTCGACTATGGAAGACCTGCAAAAGTACTCCTCGCAGTACTGGTAGACAGAGACGAACGAGAGCTTCCGATACAAGCAGATATCACTGGAGTCAATATTCATGTACAATCCGCGCAGCAAATCAAGCTCAACGGGCCGGTTCCACTGGAACTAAGGATTCAGCAGTCAGGAGAATGA
- a CDS encoding YqgE/AlgH family protein has translation MSHKVDSKENYLSNHLLIAMPSLQDSGFDHTVSLICEHNEEGAMGFVLNRPTNLHIGELFAQMDITVTAPLAKNNLLHNGGPVQPDRGFVIHTPVGNWDSTLEVTPEIGITASSDILDAIATGKGPEKHIVTLGYAGWSGGQLEQEISENSWLSVPADLQLIFDTDDAKRWESSAGRIGVDISSLTTEAGHA, from the coding sequence ATGAGCCACAAAGTAGATAGCAAAGAGAACTACCTTAGCAACCACCTGCTGATTGCCATGCCTTCACTGCAAGACTCAGGGTTTGACCATACCGTATCACTTATCTGTGAACACAATGAGGAGGGGGCCATGGGGTTTGTACTCAATCGCCCCACCAACCTGCATATAGGTGAACTATTTGCACAGATGGATATAACAGTCACTGCTCCACTAGCAAAAAACAATCTGCTGCATAATGGTGGCCCGGTTCAGCCTGATCGTGGCTTTGTGATTCATACCCCGGTTGGTAATTGGGACTCCACTCTCGAGGTTACACCAGAAATTGGAATTACCGCATCCAGTGATATTCTGGATGCCATTGCAACCGGCAAGGGGCCAGAAAAACATATCGTCACTCTTGGTTATGCTGGATGGTCCGGCGGACAACTGGAGCAGGAGATCAGTGAAAATAGCTGGCTCAGTGTTCCTGCAGACCTCCAGCTGATTTTTGATACCGATGATGCAAAACGGTGGGAATCATCTGCTGGCAGAATCGGGGTTGATATCTCGTCACTTACCACAGAAGCGGGACATGCCTGA
- a CDS encoding pyridoxamine 5'-phosphate oxidase family protein — MGQLFSALKERHIEFIEQQHIYFVATAPKEGRINLSPKGLDSLRVLNNNRILWLNLTGSGNETAAHLLEDHRMTLMFCSFEEKPLILRAYGTASTIHPDEPSWDDLYSNFSQGNGARQLIDLKVDLVHSSCGFGVPRMEFLGKRETLDEWIEKKGEKGIRQYWEEKNMISMDGKPTR; from the coding sequence ATGGGACAACTCTTCTCCGCACTGAAAGAGCGCCATATCGAATTTATTGAGCAGCAGCATATCTATTTTGTTGCTACTGCCCCCAAAGAGGGGCGCATCAACCTCTCACCAAAAGGGCTTGACTCACTCCGAGTCCTCAACAACAACCGCATACTCTGGCTAAATCTTACAGGTAGTGGAAACGAGACTGCAGCACATCTGCTGGAGGACCACAGAATGACTCTGATGTTCTGCTCTTTTGAAGAAAAACCACTAATCCTTCGCGCCTACGGAACTGCATCGACGATTCACCCCGATGAACCCTCGTGGGATGATCTATACAGCAACTTCTCCCAAGGAAATGGTGCAAGACAACTTATTGATCTTAAAGTTGATCTTGTCCATAGCTCATGTGGGTTTGGAGTTCCAAGAATGGAGTTTCTTGGTAAGAGAGAGACCCTGGATGAGTGGATTGAGAAAAAGGGAGAAAAAGGAATCCGTCAATACTGGGAGGAGAAGAACATGATCAGCATGGATGGAAAGCCAACCAGATAA
- the gshA gene encoding glutamate--cysteine ligase, giving the protein MFTSDSPVPNLTTALTGPLREIESHLLERQPQIETWFRSEWKKSAAPFYTSVDLRNAGFKLAPVDTNLFPAGFNNINPAFFPLSVQAIQSAVERACPTACNILLIPENHTRNTFYLESLATLRKLLQHAGFAVRIGSLIETLEYPETISLPSGADITLEPIQKSGSNIQLEGFVPCIILLNNDLSDGIPEILQGVDQSIIPPLELGWNNRRKSDHFQHYNQVANEFAAQLDIDPWLIDPLFEKCDSIDFKNREGEECLAAHVDHLLKEIQKKYDQYGVDLPPFVLVKADAGTYGMGIMTIHNASEVHELNRKQRNKMAKSKGGQSVTDVIIQEGVYTFETIGENQAVAEPVVYMMDHHVIGGFYRVHTSRGANENLNAPGMHFEPLSFANPLNLPDHTQEPDAEPNRFYAYGVIARLAMLAAAREIHEVIGGENA; this is encoded by the coding sequence ATGTTTACATCAGATTCTCCAGTTCCAAACCTCACAACTGCTCTGACTGGGCCACTTCGGGAGATTGAATCTCACCTGCTGGAGCGACAGCCTCAGATTGAGACCTGGTTTCGTAGTGAATGGAAGAAAAGTGCCGCCCCTTTTTATACCTCAGTAGACCTGAGAAATGCCGGTTTCAAACTGGCGCCTGTGGACACCAATCTATTTCCTGCTGGGTTCAACAACATCAATCCGGCATTTTTTCCGCTATCGGTACAGGCAATTCAGAGTGCAGTGGAGCGTGCCTGCCCTACTGCCTGCAATATTCTTCTCATTCCAGAGAACCATACCCGCAATACCTTCTATCTGGAAAGTCTGGCAACACTGAGAAAGCTACTCCAGCATGCCGGTTTTGCCGTTCGTATTGGCTCCCTGATAGAGACACTGGAGTATCCAGAGACAATATCACTACCATCAGGCGCAGATATAACTCTGGAACCTATTCAGAAGAGCGGGAGCAATATACAACTGGAAGGCTTTGTTCCTTGCATCATTCTACTGAATAACGACCTCTCTGATGGTATTCCCGAAATACTACAGGGTGTCGATCAATCAATTATTCCTCCTCTCGAACTGGGGTGGAACAACCGAAGAAAATCAGACCACTTTCAACACTACAATCAGGTAGCCAACGAGTTTGCTGCACAACTGGATATTGATCCATGGCTGATCGACCCACTGTTCGAGAAATGTGACTCCATCGATTTCAAGAATCGCGAAGGAGAGGAGTGTCTGGCTGCCCATGTTGACCATCTGTTAAAAGAGATCCAGAAAAAATATGACCAGTATGGTGTGGATCTGCCCCCCTTCGTCCTGGTCAAGGCAGATGCCGGCACCTATGGAATGGGAATAATGACTATCCACAATGCCAGTGAGGTTCATGAACTGAATCGCAAGCAACGCAACAAGATGGCAAAAAGCAAGGGGGGGCAATCGGTTACTGATGTGATTATCCAGGAGGGCGTATATACATTTGAGACCATTGGAGAAAATCAGGCCGTTGCCGAGCCTGTTGTCTACATGATGGATCACCATGTAATTGGCGGCTTTTATCGAGTACACACCTCAAGAGGAGCGAATGAAAATCTCAATGCACCAGGCATGCACTTTGAGCCACTCTCATTTGCAAACCCACTCAATCTGCCAGACCATACCCAGGAACCTGATGCAGAACCAAACCGTTTCTATGCCTATGGTGTAATTGCACGACTCGCAATGCTGGCTGCCGCAAGAGAGATTCATGAAGTTATTGGAGGAGAGAACGCATGA
- a CDS encoding dihydroorotate dehydrogenase electron transfer subunit, producing the protein MNPDRNSIFKEETTILEHLHLDGDQHILKLKAPEIASRAMPGSFVHVECGPQFTLRRPISIMRANKEQGTIELLYKKLGKGTAALAEIETGEPLSLLGPIGKPFAPHPERSRPLLIGGGVGMPPMVFIADSLQSESAYKPFVILGSEVPFPFPVTPSQIVIPGMPDGVIGSMPLLEDWGIPSRLSSLQGYPGTHDGYVTDLARHWLNSLSDEERNQVELFSCGPHPMLEAVAKLAKEYNLPCQVSLEEFMACGIGGCAGCVVQIETPEGPAMKRVCVDGPVFDAATVFA; encoded by the coding sequence ATGAATCCTGATCGAAACTCTATCTTCAAGGAAGAGACAACCATCCTTGAGCACCTCCACCTGGATGGTGATCAACATATCCTCAAGCTCAAGGCGCCTGAGATTGCCTCCAGGGCCATGCCTGGTAGTTTTGTACATGTAGAGTGTGGGCCACAATTTACCCTGCGCAGACCTATATCCATAATGCGTGCAAACAAAGAACAAGGAACCATAGAGTTACTCTACAAAAAACTTGGCAAGGGAACTGCAGCACTGGCAGAGATCGAGACTGGTGAACCACTAAGTCTACTAGGCCCTATTGGAAAACCATTTGCCCCCCATCCGGAACGAAGTCGCCCACTTCTTATTGGTGGTGGTGTCGGCATGCCGCCAATGGTATTTATTGCCGATTCACTGCAGAGTGAGTCCGCCTACAAACCATTTGTAATTCTTGGCTCAGAAGTACCCTTTCCGTTCCCGGTAACCCCCTCACAGATAGTCATTCCTGGAATGCCTGATGGTGTTATCGGCTCAATGCCACTACTGGAGGACTGGGGCATTCCAAGTCGACTATCCAGTCTACAGGGCTATCCTGGAACTCATGATGGATATGTAACAGATCTTGCCAGACACTGGCTTAACTCACTTTCAGATGAAGAGCGCAATCAGGTCGAGCTCTTCAGCTGCGGCCCTCATCCAATGCTGGAGGCAGTTGCCAAACTGGCAAAAGAGTACAACCTGCCATGCCAGGTATCACTTGAAGAGTTTATGGCCTGCGGAATTGGCGGCTGTGCCGGCTGCGTTGTGCAGATTGAAACACCGGAAGGGCCTGCCATGAAACGGGTCTGTGTGGATGGTCCTGTGTTTGATGCAGCCACCGTGTTTGCCTGA
- a CDS encoding dihydroorotase, producing the protein MNILIQNGHIIDPANGIDQIGDIRISEGKIISATEDFQADKTVDASNLIVCPGLVDMRARLREPGQTHKGTIESETRAAASAGVTTLCIPPDTQPIIDTPAVIELIRNRAKDSGYASVIPLGALTHGLDGEHLSNMGALKEAGCAGVSNAQSPISNSLVMRRALEYAASHELTVFLHSADPWLTNSGCVHEGTVSTRLGLPGIPDAAEAAGVARDLVLIRETGVRAHFCGISSLRALQMIELAQKSGLPVSVDVAVHHLYLTEMDIGEFNSLCHVLPPLRTERDRAGLVNGVLSSTIQAICSDHQPHDEDAKAAPFEQTEPGISSVETLLPLTLRLAKEHDISISDAISMVTNRPAEILGIDAGTLGEGRSADITIFDPEAWWTVTTESLQSTGKNSPFLNWELQGRVTHTIMGGNIVHES; encoded by the coding sequence GTGAACATCCTGATCCAGAATGGGCACATCATTGACCCAGCCAATGGTATAGACCAGATCGGTGATATCCGGATCTCGGAGGGCAAGATTATCTCTGCCACAGAGGATTTCCAGGCTGATAAAACAGTTGATGCCAGCAATCTTATTGTCTGTCCTGGGCTGGTGGATATGCGTGCCCGGCTACGTGAACCAGGACAAACCCATAAAGGAACAATAGAGAGTGAAACCCGTGCCGCCGCCAGTGCCGGGGTTACAACACTATGCATACCGCCAGATACCCAGCCGATCATAGATACGCCTGCAGTCATTGAATTGATTCGTAACAGGGCAAAAGATTCTGGATACGCCTCCGTCATCCCTCTTGGGGCGTTGACTCACGGGCTTGACGGAGAGCACCTAAGTAATATGGGCGCACTGAAAGAGGCGGGATGTGCCGGTGTCTCCAATGCACAATCACCAATCAGCAACTCTCTGGTAATGCGACGAGCACTAGAGTATGCAGCAAGCCATGAGCTGACGGTTTTCCTCCACTCGGCAGACCCGTGGCTAACCAATAGCGGATGCGTACACGAAGGCACTGTAAGCACCCGTCTAGGTTTACCTGGAATTCCTGATGCAGCAGAAGCTGCTGGAGTAGCACGCGACCTGGTTCTAATTCGTGAGACTGGTGTACGTGCCCACTTCTGCGGCATCTCCAGTCTCCGTGCTCTGCAGATGATTGAGCTTGCACAGAAGAGTGGGCTCCCGGTAAGTGTTGATGTTGCTGTTCACCACCTCTACCTTACCGAGATGGATATTGGTGAATTCAACAGCCTCTGCCATGTACTGCCCCCACTACGCACCGAACGTGATCGTGCAGGCCTGGTCAATGGAGTACTCTCATCAACCATTCAGGCCATCTGTTCCGACCATCAACCCCATGATGAGGATGCAAAAGCTGCCCCATTCGAACAGACAGAGCCCGGCATAAGCAGTGTTGAAACCCTCTTGCCACTCACACTCAGACTTGCCAAAGAGCATGATATATCCATCTCTGACGCCATCTCCATGGTAACCAACCGGCCTGCCGAGATCCTGGGGATTGATGCAGGAACACTTGGTGAAGGCAGAAGCGCCGATATCACCATCTTTGACCCAGAGGCATGGTGGACGGTTACAACTGAAAGCCTGCAAAGTACAGGAAAGAACAGCCCCTTCCTTAACTGGGAGCTTCAGGGCAGAGTTACCCATACCATAATGGGTGGAAATATAGTTCATGAATCCTGA